In Streptomyces sp. NBC_01707, a genomic segment contains:
- a CDS encoding HPr family phosphocarrier protein codes for MPVVERRLVVTEESGLHARPAAAFVQAATRTDAQVTVARADAGPEARPVNARSVLSLLALSVRCGEEIVLRADGVDEETARQAVDALAAIAAPA; via the coding sequence GTGCCCGTCGTCGAACGACGCCTCGTGGTCACGGAAGAGTCCGGGCTCCACGCCCGGCCCGCCGCCGCATTCGTCCAAGCCGCCACCCGCACCGACGCCCAGGTGACGGTCGCCCGCGCCGACGCGGGCCCCGAGGCCAGGCCCGTCAATGCCCGCAGCGTGCTCTCCCTGCTCGCCCTCAGCGTCCGATGCGGCGAGGAGATCGTGCTGCGCGCGGACGGCGTCGACGAGGAAACGGCCCGACAGGCCGTCGACGCCCTTGCCGCCATCGCCGCGCCCGCCTGA
- a CDS encoding DUF4312 family protein, whose translation MRETLLTVRVTGTGPTRERAFAAAMQQVRQEVGKQVDGVCYRVEPQSLEVASATEYRWTERFLGLLFARARRRFELNLLVRVRAGHLDLEGLDFIVREERLTPLQHALHMR comes from the coding sequence ATGAGGGAGACGCTGCTCACGGTCCGTGTCACCGGCACCGGCCCGACCCGCGAGAGGGCCTTCGCCGCCGCGATGCAGCAGGTCCGGCAGGAGGTCGGCAAGCAGGTCGACGGCGTCTGCTACCGCGTCGAACCGCAGTCGCTGGAGGTGGCGTCCGCCACCGAGTACCGCTGGACGGAGCGCTTCCTGGGTCTGCTCTTCGCCCGTGCGCGCCGCCGCTTCGAGCTGAACCTGCTGGTCCGGGTGCGCGCCGGCCACCTCGACCTGGAGGGACTCGACTTCATCGTCCGCGAGGAGCGCCTCACGCCGCTCCAGCACGCGCTCCACATGAGGTGA
- a CDS encoding DUF4311 domain-containing protein, whose protein sequence is MNQTLTILLESIVVGGLIGFAASAGVARMFHAPKVQGMGAFRTLGELNACENDPVAHFSFGLGFFFNAWAGAVGTGALSSDVDHRIVPHWAAALSMVKNRNLTETLHNPRRMAFVGTGVGIVLVSALNTTAASIPDSLQRIAADVLGPASEWLINPVMPIVFWMAAVDAGRRTGAWGTVLGGVAHIVMGNAVPGIVLGIVIGKALDDLGWTRLTRVLAGAVAVLFIASAFLRGVDLDILEQMKVHAPNWLHQLHEATGTEPTD, encoded by the coding sequence ATGAATCAGACACTCACCATTCTGCTGGAATCCATCGTCGTCGGCGGGCTGATCGGATTCGCCGCCTCGGCGGGCGTGGCCCGCATGTTCCACGCGCCGAAGGTCCAGGGCATGGGCGCCTTCCGTACGCTGGGAGAGCTCAACGCCTGCGAGAACGACCCGGTCGCCCACTTCTCCTTCGGCCTCGGCTTCTTCTTCAACGCCTGGGCCGGAGCCGTCGGCACAGGCGCCCTGAGCTCCGACGTCGACCACCGGATCGTGCCCCACTGGGCCGCGGCGCTGTCCATGGTCAAGAACCGCAACCTCACCGAGACACTGCACAACCCGCGGCGCATGGCGTTCGTCGGTACGGGTGTGGGCATCGTGCTCGTCTCGGCGCTCAACACGACTGCCGCGTCGATCCCCGACTCGCTCCAGCGCATCGCCGCCGACGTCCTTGGGCCCGCGTCCGAGTGGCTCATCAACCCTGTGATGCCGATCGTCTTCTGGATGGCGGCCGTCGACGCCGGCCGCCGGACCGGCGCGTGGGGCACCGTCCTCGGCGGTGTCGCGCACATCGTCATGGGGAACGCGGTGCCCGGCATCGTCCTCGGCATCGTCATCGGCAAGGCGTTGGACGACCTCGGCTGGACCCGCCTGACCCGCGTCCTCGCCGGCGCGGTCGCGGTCCTCTTCATCGCCAGCGCCTTCCTGCGAGGCGTCGACCTGGACATCCTGGAGCAGATGAAGGTCCACGCCCCGAACTGGTTGCATCAACTGCACGAAGCCACCGGCACCGAACCCACCGATTGA
- a CDS encoding DgaE family pyridoxal phosphate-dependent ammonia lyase has protein sequence MADFYDTLGLTPAVNANGKMTALGGSRLSEETIETMGAAARAHVVMDDLMVAAGRELAAAAGTEDACPTTGAASGVAIAVAALVAGTDVARIEALPDAGDRPCEVILPKGHAVHFGAPLTQMIALGGGRAVEAGSANKVRAAHLEGAITDRTVALMYVQSHHAVQKGMVSLAETVAVGREHGIPVIVDAAAEEDLRRWPDTGADLVVYSGGKAIGGPASGFICGSSELIAACRAQYAGIGRPMKVGKETVAGLVQAVRTYGRAATTSEGERQRTRMHALAARLGALPGIEARVVQDEAGRQIFRTELTVHPEAAGRDAVSLAAELVAGTPGIHLRDHHASSGRLAVDPRPLSDAEEEILVRRLTELLPARD, from the coding sequence ATGGCAGATTTCTACGACACCCTGGGCCTCACACCCGCCGTCAACGCCAACGGGAAGATGACCGCCCTGGGAGGCAGCAGGCTCTCCGAGGAGACCATCGAGACGATGGGCGCGGCGGCAAGGGCACATGTCGTCATGGACGACCTGATGGTCGCCGCCGGTCGTGAACTGGCCGCCGCCGCTGGTACCGAGGACGCGTGCCCGACAACCGGAGCGGCCTCCGGCGTCGCCATAGCCGTCGCCGCCCTCGTCGCCGGAACGGACGTCGCCCGCATCGAGGCGCTTCCGGACGCGGGGGATCGTCCCTGCGAAGTGATCCTCCCCAAGGGCCACGCCGTCCACTTCGGCGCGCCCCTCACCCAGATGATCGCGCTCGGCGGCGGCCGCGCAGTCGAGGCCGGGTCGGCCAACAAGGTCCGCGCGGCCCACCTCGAAGGTGCGATCACCGACCGCACCGTCGCCCTGATGTACGTACAGTCGCACCATGCCGTACAGAAGGGCATGGTCTCGCTGGCGGAGACGGTGGCCGTCGGACGTGAGCACGGCATTCCGGTCATCGTCGACGCGGCGGCCGAGGAAGACCTGCGGCGATGGCCCGACACCGGCGCCGACCTGGTCGTCTACAGCGGAGGCAAGGCCATCGGCGGCCCCGCCTCCGGCTTCATCTGCGGTTCGTCGGAGCTCATCGCCGCATGCCGAGCCCAGTACGCGGGGATCGGCCGGCCGATGAAGGTCGGCAAGGAGACCGTCGCCGGCCTGGTGCAGGCGGTACGCACGTACGGAAGGGCGGCCACCACCTCCGAAGGGGAACGGCAGCGCACCCGAATGCACGCTCTCGCCGCGCGGCTCGGCGCCCTGCCCGGGATCGAAGCGCGCGTGGTGCAGGACGAGGCGGGCCGGCAGATCTTCCGCACGGAACTCACCGTCCACCCGGAGGCCGCCGGGCGTGACGCCGTGTCACTGGCGGCCGAACTCGTCGCGGGAACCCCCGGCATCCACCTCCGCGACCACCACGCATCCTCGGGGCGACTGGCCGTCGATCCGCGTCCCCTGTCCGACGCCGAGGAAGAGATCCTGGTCCGCCGCCTGACCGAGCTGCTCCCCGCCCGGGACTGA
- a CDS encoding DUF4310 family protein, giving the protein MTHATASAASAGSDAGAPTSSKVNVPQEGSFWLSEWAFPLFVAMLASGIFTGTHLYYVYHTGTFSDIAVTALLKAGMENGSYGAAAAFGAGFLFARIIEGPMVGILDIGGSLQTGVGIGIPAMLLAAGITAPLENFWLALPTGALCGALIGLLIIAIRRATLNSPGNTSTFGADVMMGAGNSAGRYLGPLVIIAAATASLPVGIGSTIGALLFYLWKKPLTGGAILGAMVFGVIFPIPGS; this is encoded by the coding sequence ATGACGCACGCGACCGCCAGTGCCGCCTCGGCCGGTTCCGACGCCGGGGCGCCGACATCCTCGAAGGTGAACGTGCCGCAGGAGGGCAGCTTCTGGCTCTCCGAATGGGCCTTCCCGCTCTTCGTGGCGATGCTGGCCTCAGGCATCTTCACCGGAACACACCTCTACTACGTCTACCACACCGGTACGTTCAGCGACATCGCCGTCACCGCTCTGCTCAAGGCCGGTATGGAAAACGGGAGTTACGGCGCCGCTGCGGCCTTCGGCGCCGGATTCCTGTTCGCCCGGATCATCGAAGGACCGATGGTCGGCATCCTCGACATCGGGGGCTCCCTGCAGACCGGCGTGGGCATCGGCATCCCCGCGATGCTCCTGGCGGCCGGCATCACCGCGCCCCTGGAGAACTTCTGGCTGGCCCTGCCCACCGGAGCACTCTGCGGCGCGCTCATCGGCCTGCTGATCATCGCCATACGCCGGGCGACGTTGAACTCACCGGGCAACACGTCGACCTTCGGAGCCGACGTCATGATGGGCGCCGGCAACTCCGCGGGGCGCTACCTGGGACCGCTGGTCATCATCGCGGCTGCCACCGCCTCCCTCCCGGTCGGCATCGGCTCCACCATCGGCGCGCTCCTCTTCTACCTGTGGAAGAAGCCGCTGACCGGCGGAGCCATCCTCGGCGCGATGGTCTTCGGCGTCATCTTCCCCATCCCCGGCAGCTGA
- the ptsP gene encoding phosphoenolpyruvate--protein phosphotransferase, whose product METTLQGVGVSHGWAIGEVRHMGAADLEPPAEQVPAEEVEREQGRARRAAEAVAADLVARGNQADGEAQAVLEAQAMMAQDPELMADAERRIAAGSSAERGIHDAFAAYRALLAHAGEYLAGRVADLDDVRNRIVARLMDVPMPGVPDSDSAYILVARDLAPADTALLDPTLVLGFVTQEGSPTSHSAILARALGIPAVVALPGVAELAEGTVVAVDGRTGEVFVEPSAEARAEMESAAAQHKAALAVSTGRGTTSDGHRVPLLANIGGPGDVAAALEAGAEGIGLFRTEFLFLDDSKQAPSEEKQVEAYRAVLEAFTGSRVVVRVLDAGADKPLDFLTPADEPNPALGVRGLRSLLDHPDVLRTQLTALSRAAEGLPVSLEVMAPMVADRADAKAFADSCREAGLQAKCGAMVEIPSAALRARSVLQEVEFLSLGTNDLAQYAFAADRQVGAVSRLQDPWQPALLDLVALAADAAQAASKSCGVCGEAASDPLLACVLTGLGVTSLSMGAASIPYVRATLAKYTLAQCRRAASAARSTDSADEARRMAQTVLFD is encoded by the coding sequence ATGGAGACAACACTGCAGGGCGTCGGTGTCAGCCACGGATGGGCGATCGGCGAAGTGCGGCACATGGGCGCGGCGGACCTGGAGCCGCCTGCCGAGCAGGTTCCGGCCGAGGAGGTGGAGCGTGAGCAGGGTCGCGCCCGTCGAGCGGCCGAGGCGGTCGCGGCAGACCTCGTCGCCCGTGGCAACCAGGCCGACGGCGAGGCGCAGGCGGTCCTCGAAGCGCAGGCCATGATGGCACAGGACCCCGAGCTCATGGCGGACGCCGAGCGGCGCATCGCGGCCGGCAGCTCGGCGGAGCGAGGGATCCACGACGCCTTCGCGGCGTACCGCGCGCTGCTCGCTCATGCGGGCGAGTACCTGGCGGGACGGGTTGCGGACCTCGACGACGTCCGCAACCGGATCGTGGCCCGCCTGATGGACGTGCCGATGCCCGGCGTGCCGGACAGCGACTCGGCGTACATCCTTGTCGCGCGCGACCTGGCCCCGGCGGACACCGCACTGCTCGACCCGACACTCGTGCTCGGTTTCGTCACCCAGGAGGGCAGTCCCACCAGCCACAGCGCGATCCTTGCGCGGGCACTGGGCATACCGGCGGTGGTCGCACTGCCCGGCGTGGCCGAGCTGGCCGAGGGAACCGTCGTCGCGGTCGACGGCCGCACCGGTGAGGTCTTCGTCGAGCCCAGCGCCGAGGCGCGGGCCGAGATGGAGAGTGCCGCCGCGCAGCACAAGGCCGCGCTCGCCGTCTCGACCGGACGCGGCACCACGTCGGACGGACACAGGGTGCCGCTCCTGGCGAACATCGGCGGACCGGGTGACGTAGCGGCCGCACTGGAGGCGGGCGCGGAGGGCATCGGGCTGTTCCGTACGGAGTTCCTCTTCCTGGACGACAGCAAGCAGGCGCCGTCCGAGGAGAAGCAGGTCGAGGCCTATCGTGCGGTGCTGGAAGCCTTTACCGGGAGCCGAGTCGTGGTACGGGTGCTGGACGCGGGCGCCGACAAGCCTCTCGACTTCCTGACGCCGGCCGACGAACCCAACCCCGCGCTCGGTGTGCGAGGTCTGCGGAGTCTGCTGGACCACCCCGACGTACTGCGGACCCAGCTCACCGCGCTCTCCAGGGCGGCCGAGGGCCTTCCGGTGTCCCTGGAGGTCATGGCGCCGATGGTCGCCGACCGCGCCGACGCGAAGGCGTTCGCCGACTCCTGCCGCGAGGCGGGGCTTCAGGCGAAGTGCGGTGCGATGGTGGAGATTCCCTCCGCCGCGCTCCGGGCGCGTTCGGTGCTCCAGGAGGTGGAGTTCCTGTCGCTGGGTACCAACGACCTGGCACAGTACGCCTTCGCGGCTGACCGGCAGGTCGGTGCCGTCTCCCGGCTGCAGGATCCGTGGCAGCCCGCGCTGCTGGATCTCGTGGCGCTGGCGGCGGACGCAGCGCAGGCAGCGAGCAAGAGCTGCGGCGTGTGCGGTGAAGCGGCCTCCGATCCGCTGCTGGCCTGTGTGCTGACGGGCCTGGGTGTCACCTCACTTTCGATGGGCGCCGCGTCCATCCCGTACGTGCGGGCGACGCTGGCGAAATACACACTCGCGCAGTGCCGACGCGCGGCGTCCGCCGCCCGCTCGACGGACTCGGCCGACGAGGCGCGGCGTATGGCGCAGACGGTGCTCTTCGATTGA
- a CDS encoding GFA family protein, which produces MTESTTAPDLRTGRCQCGDIAYEVTGVPDDPHLCSCEHCTLLSGSPAMSWAGFRRETLIWTGRCGEPTWYATWPTLSRGFCPRCGTHLVSVADGSDMVMVTTFSLTEQIDGLEPVGHSFRQRAVPWMRVDLAPDPLHL; this is translated from the coding sequence GTGACCGAATCGACCACCGCTCCCGACCTGCGGACGGGCCGCTGCCAGTGCGGTGACATCGCGTACGAGGTGACAGGCGTTCCGGACGATCCGCACCTGTGTTCCTGTGAGCACTGCACCCTGCTGTCCGGCTCACCGGCGATGTCGTGGGCCGGGTTCCGCCGGGAGACGCTGATCTGGACCGGCCGCTGCGGGGAGCCGACGTGGTACGCGACCTGGCCGACCCTGAGCCGAGGCTTCTGCCCGCGCTGCGGCACCCACCTCGTCTCGGTGGCGGACGGCTCGGACATGGTCATGGTGACGACATTCAGCCTCACCGAGCAGATCGACGGCCTGGAGCCCGTGGGGCACAGCTTCCGTCAGCGTGCCGTGCCGTGGATGAGGGTCGACCTCGCTCCCGACCCGCTCCACTTGTAG
- a CDS encoding bifunctional 4-hydroxy-2-oxoglutarate aldolase/2-dehydro-3-deoxy-phosphogluconate aldolase has protein sequence MPLTPAVQDVIDRLAAARAVPTVRAADADSAHALADQLVAAGITAFEFTATTPGWEGLVEHWTGSRPDVLVGLGTVTSAEIAETGLASGARFLVSPFQVPEVRPVADDADRLFVEGGHSPTEIRAAALRGVAKLYPAHVGGIPYLKSLLSVLPGARIMATGGVGVEQAGEWLAAGAFSVSIGSDLTAHGNVREAVERLQQQL, from the coding sequence ATGCCCCTCACCCCCGCCGTACAGGACGTCATCGACCGACTCGCCGCCGCCCGCGCCGTGCCGACCGTACGGGCCGCCGACGCCGACAGCGCCCACGCCCTTGCCGACCAGCTCGTCGCGGCCGGCATCACCGCTTTCGAATTCACCGCGACCACGCCGGGTTGGGAGGGGCTGGTGGAGCACTGGACGGGCAGCAGGCCCGACGTACTGGTCGGGCTCGGCACGGTCACCTCGGCCGAGATCGCCGAAACCGGCCTGGCCTCCGGTGCCCGTTTCCTCGTCAGCCCCTTCCAGGTGCCGGAAGTACGACCGGTCGCCGACGACGCGGACCGGCTCTTCGTCGAGGGCGGCCACAGCCCCACCGAGATCAGGGCCGCCGCACTCCGAGGCGTCGCCAAGCTCTACCCCGCGCATGTGGGCGGCATCCCGTACCTGAAGTCCCTGCTGTCCGTGCTCCCGGGGGCGCGCATCATGGCGACGGGCGGCGTCGGTGTCGAACAGGCGGGGGAGTGGCTGGCGGCCGGTGCCTTCTCGGTGAGCATCGGGAGCGACCTCACCGCTCACGGGAATGTGCGCGAGGCGGTGGAGCGGCTGCAGCAGCAGCTGTAG